The sequence CTCTCCAAGTGACAGGTTTATCAATGGTTTGCCTGGCTTGTGAGGTGCCAGCAGCTCGGTCAACCGGGCGAACGGCGAGCGCTCGCTGGCCTGGGCGCCGTCTTGGGCGCCGGCAAGGGAAGCCGTGCGGGAAGAAGCGGTCATGGCCATCTCAGAGCGCCAGCACTTTTTAAGGTCCGTCGGTCGCGCCCGGATTGGTCGCGGGGTCGCGGGATTGGATCACGCCACCATAGGTGCGGCGAGGTTAAGACGCGATTAACCATCGCGGATCGGCGTGCGTCCAGCGTGTTCTTCCCCCGGCCGGCTTCAACGCAAAAGTAAAGGGCCCCAGCTTGCGCTGGGGCCCTCCGACGGAAAGGGCATTGCCGGGTTTGTGCCCTAACCGTTGTTCCGAAAATTCGCCGCGACCCCGAGATCGCGGCGAACGGCTTACATGTTATAGGCACGCTCCGTGTGATCGGTGATGTCGAGGCCTTCGCGCTCTGCATCGACCGGGACACGCAGGCCGACGATGACATCGACGACCTTGAAGATGATCGCCGAGCCGACGCCCGACCACACCAGCGTGGTCGCGACAGCCTTGAGCTGCGAGATCATCTGCGCGGTGAAGTCGTAGTCGGCGATCTTGCCGGCGACGTAGTCCATCACGCCCGTGCCGCCGAGGGCAGGGTTCACCAGGATGCCGGTAGCCAGAGCGCCGACGATGCCGCCGATGCAGTGGACGCCGAACACGTCGAGGGAGTCGTCGTAGCCGAGAGCGTTCTTCACCACGGTGCAGAAGAACAGGCAGACGACGCCGACCACGAGGCCGAGGATCAGCGCGCCCATCGGGCCCGAGAATCCGCAAGCCGGAGTGACGGCGACAAGACCTGCGACCGCGCCCGAAGCCGCGCCCAGCAGCGAGGGGTGACCCTTGATCATCCACTCCGCGAACATCCACGACATGGCTGCCGCGGCGGTTGCGAGGAAGGTGTTGGTCATGGCCAGTGCAGCCGTGCCGTTGGCTTCGAGGTTGGATCCGACGTTGAAGCCGAACCAGCCAACCCAGAGCAGCGAAGCGCCGATCATGGTCATGGTCAGCGAGTGCGGAGCCATCAGCTCCTTGCCGTAACCGGTGCGCTTGCCGATGATGAGAGCGCCAACGAGACCGGCGATACCGGCGTTGATGTGCACCACGGTGCCGCCCGCGAAGTCAAGTGCACCCCAGAGGAAGATCTGACCGGCGTCGGCCATGACTTCATCGAGTTTGGCCTGTGCCGCAGTCTTTGCAGCGCCGTCAGCGGCAGCAGCAACAGCCTTGGCCGCAGCCGTAACCGCGTCCGGACCAGCCCAGTACCAAACCATGTGAGCCATTGGGAAGTAGATCAATGTCACCCAGAGCGGGACGAACAGCGCGACCGCCGCGAACTTGGTGCGTTCTGCAAACGCGCCGATGATCAGGCCGGGGGTGATCGCGGCGAATGTCATCTGGAAGCAGAAGTAGATCAGCTCCGAGATTTCGACGTCAGCCGAGAATGTGCCCGCCATCGAGTCCGGCGTGATGCCCGACAGGAATGCCTTCGAGAAGCCGCCGATGAACGGCGAACCGCCGGTAAAGGTGATGCTGTAACCGTAAACGGCCCAGATGATCATCACGATGCAGGTGGTGTAG is a genomic window of Bradyrhizobium sp. G127 containing:
- a CDS encoding ammonium transporter gives rise to the protein MTFKRPTCAGLAALAVGLFAATAAYAEPAINKGDNTWMMTSTVLVLLMTVPGLALFYGGLVRSKNMLSVLMQILYTTCIVMIIWAVYGYSITFTGGSPFIGGFSKAFLSGITPDSMAGTFSADVEISELIYFCFQMTFAAITPGLIIGAFAERTKFAAVALFVPLWVTLIYFPMAHMVWYWAGPDAVTAAAKAVAAAADGAAKTAAQAKLDEVMADAGQIFLWGALDFAGGTVVHINAGIAGLVGALIIGKRTGYGKELMAPHSLTMTMIGASLLWVGWFGFNVGSNLEANGTAALAMTNTFLATAAAAMSWMFAEWMIKGHPSLLGAASGAVAGLVAVTPACGFSGPMGALILGLVVGVVCLFFCTVVKNALGYDDSLDVFGVHCIGGIVGALATGILVNPALGGTGVMDYVAGKIADYDFTAQMISQLKAVATTLVWSGVGSAIIFKVVDVIVGLRVPVDAEREGLDITDHTERAYNM